One genomic window of Gossypium hirsutum isolate 1008001.06 chromosome D11, Gossypium_hirsutum_v2.1, whole genome shotgun sequence includes the following:
- the LOC107911410 gene encoding transcription factor MYB93 yields the protein MGRSPCCDENGLKKGPWTLEEDQKLVKYIKENGHGSWRALPKLAGLNRCGKSCRLRWTNYLRPDIKRGKFSQEEEQTILNLHSILGNKWSAIASHLPGRTDNEIKNFWNTHLRKKLIQMGIDPMTHRPRIDIFSSLPHLIALANLKELMDQQQPWEEAAQMAKLQCLQYLLQNPPSISSPSNNMHTTFTDMETMDISNSLLISPPQLASVPGLDDSIPFSRLPDLQIPCDYRISSSSKDDTAQAQAQKHAMLSQGENTCNSTWLPSPSAVPSVTETLISNLGDASCSSNFDVAAPSVWLDDHQLFQDPLFHNLL from the exons ATGGGAAGGTCTCCTTGTTGTGATGAAAATGGTCTTAAGAAAGGTCCTTGGACTCTTGAAGAAGATCAGAAACTTGTCAAATATATCAAAGAAAATGGCCATGGTAGCTGGAGAGCTCTCCCAAAACTTGCcg GTCTTAATAGATGTGGGAAAAGTTGCAGGCTAAGATGGACAAATTACTTGAGGCCTGATATTAAGAGAGGGAAATTTTCCCAGGAAGAAGAGCAAACAATTCTCAATCTCCATTCCATCCTCGGAAACAA ATGGTCAGCAATTGCAAGCCACCTACCGGGGCGAACAGATAATGAAATAAAGAACTTTTGGAACACCCATTTGAGGAAAAAGCTTATCCAAATGGGAATTGATCCTATGACTCATAGGCCTCGAATTGATATCTTCTCAAGCTTGCCTCATCTGATAGCTTTGGCCAACCTGAAAGAGCTTATGGATCAACAGCAACCATGGGAGGAAGCTGCTCAAATGGCTAAGTTGCAATGCTTACAATATCTTCTTCAAAACCCACCTTCCATTTCATCTCCCTCTAACAACATGCACACCACTTTCACGGATATGGAAACCATGGATATCTCAAATTCACTTTTAATTTCACCACCCCAGCTGGCTTCGGTTCCAGGTCTCGATGATTCAATCCCTTTCTCTCGTTTACCTGACCTACAAATCCCTTGTGATTATCGAATATCGTCTTCGAGCAAGGACGACACGGCTCAGGCTCAAGCTCAAAAGCATGCTATGTTAAGCCAAGGAGAGAATACATGCAACTCAACCTGGCTCCCTTCACCTTCTGCGGTTCCATCTGTAACAGAGACTTTGATCAGCAATTTGGGGGATGCTTCATGTTCTTCAAATTTTGACGTAGCTGCTCCTTCAGTTTGGCTTGATGATCATCAACTATTTCAAGATCCATTGTTTCACAATCTTTTGTAG